Sequence from the Paenibacillus tundrae genome:
GCATCACGTGAACAGATGTAGTCTTCTGCAAGCCGTGATCCGCTGCGGAGCGCCTCTGTAACACCTTTCATGAGGTCTGCCTCCTATTCTGCTTCAAAGCCTTTCTTGATTGTACCGAATCCAATGCCTCTTCGTCAAAAGAAAGTCACAAAAACTACAAAAAAACCGCCGAACAAGTCGACGGTTTAAGATACATAGATAAGTCCAGTTACAATTGGTTTATACGTAAGGCTCTGAAACCCAATGACCTTTGGAAACTTCAATTAATTGAGCATTTTCCAGGTTATAAGGATCGTTTACAGGGCCACTACCTGCATTCTGGATTGGGCCAGCTTGCTCATCCGGCAACAAAATACGACGTTTGTTTGCTTCAACTTCCGGATCAGGTACCGGAATTGCTGACAGCAACGTTTTCGTGTATGGATGGATCGGATTAGCATATAGCTCTTCACTTTCAGCAAGCTCAACCACTTTACCCATATACATAACCGCTACGCGGTCACTGATATGTTTAACCATGGACAAGTCATGCGCAATAAAGAGATATGTCAAGCCAAGACGTTGTTGGAGCTCTTCCAACAGTTTAACGACTTGTGCTTGGATCGATACATCCAATGCAGACAATGGCTCGTCACAGATGATGAATTTAGGGTCTACAGCCAAGGCACGGGCAATCCCGATCCGTTGTCTTTGACCACCAGAGAATTCATGTGGGTAACGAAGCGCATGGCTAGGATTCAAGCCTACCAGATCAAGCAGCTCTTCAACCCGTTTTTTACGCTCAGCCCGGCTGGAAGCCAAACCGTGGATATCTAGGGATTCACCGATAATATCCATAACGTTAAAACGAGGGTTCAAGGATGCATATGGATCTTGGAAGATCATCTGCATATCTTTACGCATTTCTTTCATCTTACGCGGAGACAGCTTGTAGATATCTGTTCCGTTAAAGTTAACACTTCCGCCAGTTGGTTCATAAAGGCGCAGAATAGTACGACCTGTTGTAGATTTACCACAACCAGATTCGCCTACAACACCAAGTGTTTCGCCTTCAAAAATATCAAAGCTAACATCATTAACCGCCTTAAGAATGTTACCTTTACCCAAATTGAAGTATTGTTTCAAGTTCTTCACTTGAACTAGCGGCTTGTTGGCACCTTTGATAATACCAGCCGGTGCAGGTTTTTCTTTCTTAGGCTCATCCAAGCGTGGTAGAGCGTTCAACAACTTGATCGTGTATGGATGTTGAGGATTGCTAAAGATTTCGGCAGTTGTTCCTGTCTCAACCACTTCGCCTTCCTTCATAACTACGACACGGTCACACATACCAGCAACTACACCAAGGTCATGGGTAATCAGCATGATCGATGTTCCGAGCTTTTGTTGCATATCCTTCATAACGTCCAGAATCTGCGCCTGAATCGTTACGTCGAGTGCTGTTGTTGGCTCATCCGCGATAAGAAGAGATGGACGGCACGCCAGCGCGATCGCGATCATCGCACGTTGACGCATACCACCAGAGAATTGGTGTGGATAATGATTCATGCGAATAGCCGCATTTTTGATTCCCACGAGCTCCAACATTTCCAGGGCGCGTTTTTCTGCTTCTTTCTTGGACATATTCTGGTGCTTACGCAGAACTTCAGTGATCTGTTTACCTATTTTAATTGTAGGATTCAATGAAGTCATTGGATCTTGGAAGATCATACCGATATCTTTACCACGAATGGCTTCCATTTGTTTGTCTGTTTTATTTAACAGGCTTTGCCCGTGAAAAGTAATTTCTCCACTTTTGACCTTCGAAGGCGGGGAGGGAATCAACTTCATGATCGTTTGGGCGGTAACACTCTTACCACTACCCGATTCACCAACGATCCCCAACGTCTCTCCTTTGCCAAGTTCAAAACTTACATTTTTAACGGCATCAAATTCTCCAGAACGTGTCGTAAAGGACACGCTCAAATCTTTGACTGTTAAAATCGGCTCCATTAATCCCACCTCCTATTTCTATTTACGTAATTTCGGATCGAGTGCATCACGCAGACCGTCACCGAGCAAGTTAAATGCTAGCATTGTGATAACCATCAAACCTGCTGGGAACCACATCCGCCATGGAAACAGTGTCCAACCTGTCAAGGCATCATTGATCATTGAACCTAGTGAAGATCTCGGTGCAGATACACCTAGTCCGAGGAAGCTCAAGAAAGCTTCAGCAAAGATTGCATTTGGAATGGACAATGTCAATGTTACGAGAATTGGACCGATTGCGTTAGGCAGCAAATGACGGAACAATTGACGAGTTGTGCTTGCACCCATCGAACGTGCCGCGAGAATAAAGTCTCTGTTTTTGAGTTGCATAATCTCTCCACGGACAATCCATGACATACTGATCCAGCCCGTAATGGTGAGTGCAATGATAATGGTAGTCAAACTTGGTTCCAATACAACCAACAACAAGATTACTACGAGCATGTAAGGCAAAGAGTAAAGAATTTCGGAAAACTTGTTCATAATTCCATCTACACGTCCACCGTAGAAGCCCATGATTGCCCCATAAATAACACCGATAATAAGGTCAATCAAAGCTGCGGCCAAACCTACAGTAAGGGATACACGTGCACCGACCCATGTTCTTACCCATACATCACGACCAAGCTCGTCCGTTCCGAACCAGTGTTCCGCACTTGGTGGTGAGTTAGAATTGATCAGATCGTTGGAATAGTAATTGTACTGAGTAAACAATGAAGTTGGACCGATTATAGAGAAAATCACGACAAGAATTAAGACACCTAGACTGATCATTGCGGCTTTGTTCGCTGCAAGTCTATACATAGCATCTTTAAAAAGAGATATGCTTTCTTGCGGCTTAACCGCTGCCTGACTGTTCAGGTCAGTGTTAGCCGTTTCATTTTTTTTATTGTTCGTGCCAGACAACGTTATGCCCCCTTCCGGCTTTCCAGCTTAATTCTAGGATCAATTAGCACGTAAGCAATATCTGTGAAGAAACGTGCCAACATCAGGAGAATACCGTAGAAGATCGTAATCCCCATGATCATTGTGTAATCACGGTTTGTGATACTTTCTACGAATACTTTACCAATACCACCAATGTTAAAGATTTGTTCAATAACTACGGAACCTGTAATAATATTTGCTGTCATTGGACCAACATAAGTCACAACAGGAAGAATACCATTACGTACAACATGTCTGAACATAATTGCAGGCCATTTCAGACCTTTAGCTTTCGCTGTTTTGATATAGTCAGCATGAAGTACTTCCAGCATGCTTGAACGCGTCAAACGAGCGATAAAGGCGATCGGAGATGCAGATAGAGCTGCAACCGGGAGCACATAGTCGAGTGGTCCGTCGAAGCCCATTACGTTAAACCATCCGAGTTTGGATGCAAAAATGTATTGCAATAGGGACGCTAACAAGAAGCTTGGTACCGCGATCCCGATAACAGCAAGCACCATCGTGACATCATCAATGAGTTTACGGTGATACACTGCTGCGATCAGACCAAGCAGTACACCCACTATAACGGAGATAATAATTGCGAAGACACCCAGTTTAAGTGACGCTGTAAACGTTTGAGTAATCATGTCGGTTACTTCTTGGTTCAGGTATTTCATAGAAACCCCGAAATCCCCTTGAATAATTCCACCCATGTACTTCAGATATTGAACAAACATAGGCTTGTCTAATCCATACTTCACTTCTAGTAGTGCCCGAATTTCAGGCGTTACTTTTTTCTCGGATGTAAAAGGGTCACCCGGAATGGCCTTCATTAGGAAGAAGGTTGCTGATGCGAGTATGAAAAGCGATAGCAGCATAAATAGCAGTTTTTTCAGCACGTACTTAACCAACCCTTGCACACCTCCAAAAACAATATTTTGTATACAAATCGATTGTAGAATTAGACAACAATAAAGTCCAATCCATTTATCGGAAATTTCAAGAATTATAAGGAAAATCAGTTCACATACAAAAAAATCGGGATATATATGGAATTCCACATATATATCCCGAAGTAATCATATAGACTTCAGAACAACTTATTTCTCTTCCAGATATGCACGAGTGAAGTCAATTGCTCCACTGAAATCAAGTTGTACGCCTTTCAGGTAAGGCTTAGTCAAAGATACGTTAGTGTAGTAGTAGATTGGCATAACAGCCATTTCATCTTGAATCAGGATTTTTTCAGCGTCAGCGAAAGCAGCCATACGAGCAGCTGGATCAGCAGATTTTACAGTGTCTTTAACATCTTTGTCATACTGAGCATTGCTGAACTTGGAATCGTTGTTTGTGTTTCCAGTAGTCCACATTTCCAAGAAGTTGTACGGGTCATTATAGTCTGCAGACCAACCTGCACGAGCAACTTGGAAGTTTTGGTTTTGACGATTATCGAGGAATACGCCCCACTCTTGGTTTTCAGTTTTCACGTCAACGCCAAGATTATTCTTCCACATATCAGCAACTGCAAGAGCAATCTTCTGATGGTTGTCACTTGTGTTGTAGATCAAAGTGATTGCAGGCAACGTAGTGTAACCTTCTTCTTTCATACCTTCTTCAAGCAATTTTTTAGCTTCTTCTACATTTTCAGTGAAGTAGTCATCTTTGTGCTCATCACGGAACTCGCCGTTTTCACCACGGATACCTGGAGGTACGAAACCGAATGCTGGAATTTGTCCACCTTGAGTTACTTTGTCAACGATTGGTTGACGGTTAATAGACATTGCAAATGCTTTACGGATTTTAACGTTGTTAAATGGAGCTTCATTTACGTTAAATTGGTAGTAGTACGTACTTGCGATACCAGTAGCTTTGAACTCATCTGGCAATTCTGCTTTTACAGAAGGAATTTGGTCAGTTGGGATCTCACCGTTAGGTGCACCAGTGTAATCCAATTGTCCGGATTTGTAAGCTTGCAGTTCAGAAGCACTGCTGCTTGTCAAGGACATATCGATTTGAGTCAATTTAATATCAGATGCTGCATGGTAGCCATCATTTTTCTTAACTACGATTTTTTGACCTTTAGCGTACGTATCCATAGTGAATGGTCCGTTAACGATCATGTTTTTGTAATCTGTGAAGAATTTGTCATTTGTATCAGCAGACTGGTGTACTGGGTAGTACGTGTAGAATGCTGTCAGACCCAAGAAGTAAGGTGTAGGGTTTTCCAAAGTAACTTCAAGCGTATGCTCGTCTGTTGCTTTAACACCTACTTGTGCGAAGTCTGTAACTTTAGTACCTTCGAATGTTTCATCAGAGCTGCGGTTGTAACCTTCAGCGCCTTTGATGTAATACAATTGGTAAGCATAAGGAGAAGCAGTTTCTGGTTTCAATGCACGCTCCCAAGAACGAACAAAGTCTTCAGCAGTGATTGCATCACCGTTGCTCCATTTTGCTTCTGGATTCAGGTTGAAAACATATTTCAATCCATCTTCAGAAATTTTCCAGTCAGTTGCAACGCCAGCTTGTTCTTTACCATCAGCATCGATGCGTACAAGACCTTCATACAAGAATTTCAGAACTGTGTTGGTTTGGCTGTCTTTTGCTTGAGCCGGGTCCAACGTAGGAGGTTCAGCTGTCAGGTTAATTTTCAGCACTTGATCTTTCGCAAGACCATTACTTTCGCTTGCAGAACCAGTATCGGTGTTGTTACCTGTGCCTTCATTTTTCGATCCGCACGCTGCAAGTACGGTACCGAACGCCAAGATCAGCGTCAAAAGGACTAATAGACTTTTCCTTTTCATCTAACACTTTCCCCCTAAATTGATGTGGTTTATGTTTATAGATTATACAACCACCGGTCAAAAAAATCTACATTACTTTTTCAGAAAGTAATGTTTTTTTCACTTTTCGACAAAATCGACACATTTTTTAACCCTTTTGCGTTATGTAACCTCACATCTGTTTCATGAAATATCTAAATAGTCCAAATATAGTAAACAAAACATATCCAAAACTCATCATTACAAATGCCATACGCCAAACTGCCCGGAACATTCGTCCCCCATTCACTTTACCTTTTAGTCGATTTTGCGCTCCTCCTACCAATCCAAGTGCTATTAGTATGAAAATAAGCGTCAAAGAAAAACCAAAATTCGTCTCAAATGTTAAGTTGAATAACGCAGATACAGAGAAAATTAGAAATAGCGTTGTAACATCCATAGCTTTTCGAACCGCAACCCGTTTATCCTTTTTCCAAGCATACATAACCCAATATACAATAATGAAAGGAAAGAAGGGCAATATACTCAACGTGATAAAAAAGCTCATCAATTCACTCCTTCCGGATGCATACCTTTGATTAAATGCAGCAACGCTTCATGCAACGGAGCATTCAGTCCACACTGATGCGCCAAAATTACGATTTGCCCATTGATGGAATCAATCTCAGTACGACGTCCTTCCAGAACATCCGCAAGCATAGAAGAGGTATTTGAGGCTGTCGTCTGGCATACGTTCAACAGTTGTTCCCAAAGATCTGCATCCGCCGTAATTCCGCTTGCTCTGTATACCGTGATTGCCTCATCATAAAGCTGGCGCATAATCGTGGTGCGTTCTTTATTTAGAAGTAATTCGCCATTCGGTATTCGCCAGACGGCCGTAAGTGGGTTAATGACTGCATTGATGATCAACTTCCTATATATCAGCTTATCGATTTGATTCGACACTGTACAGTCAAATCCTGCCTGTTGTATAGTGTGCACCAAACTTATTAGTCCATTCTCTCCCGCTTGTCCTCCATAACGTGGTGAATCCTCATCACTTTGACCAATCCAAGTCTGTCCTTCACCTGCACGGATTACCTCGGTGCCTACTCTTTTGGCTCCTTCTGTAGTGATGGCGTTGTATATAGTAGCTCCTCGCATAGCTTCTTGTAATTTTGCCACATGTCCAATTCCATTTTGGAAACATATGATATTAAGCGGTTCCTTACCCATAGACTTAATGTCATGGATAATCTCATCCATTGCCGTCTGCTTCACCATCAGAAGTAACCAACTCCCAGGTGAATGTGCCCATGTCTCGGCTAAGCTCTTAATGCAATGGGCCTGAATATCCGCTCCGCTTATGGTCAGCACCTCTGCTTCGTTAGGCTCTATAATTTGCAAACCAAGCTTCTTCATGCTGGATGCTTGCTCAGAAGTTCGAGTCCAATAACGTACCTGGTGACCAGCAGCCTGTAGTTTACTTCCGTACAATAATCCAAGTGACCCTGCGCCTATAATGTCAATAATCATATGACACCCTCCTCTCGCCATTCTCCATACCTTAGATTAGATCTATATATCATAGAACAAAACGATTAAACAAAAAACCCGTGCACGTTACCGTATCTAACGGAAATGTGACGGGTTCATTCCTATATCGAAGATTAAGCACGGATCTGTACTACTCAATTCGCTCCAGATTTCCGTTAGCATCCATTTTAAACCGTGTTTTGAGCTCTTCTTCTTCCTCTGACAAAAATGCAAGTCTTCTTGCACGATCCATAATCTGAATCAATGCCTTGTAATCGTCGTTCACTACACGGTAATCGGTTTGAACTTCATTCACTTGCTTCGATAAACGATCATTCTCACAACGAAGCTCATGAAGTTCGTCTTCTTTTTCTCGTAATTCTTTTTCCAGCATTTTGAGCTGACGTCCGTTTTCTTGTACTGTTCCTCTCCATTGACGTAAGAAACGGATCACAGCATCGATGGAGAGAGTCTCTTCCAAGATTCCATCTGACTTATACAAGCTTTCTTCCGTCTCTAATGTAGAGAGTGCAGCCACTTGCGGCCCAAGCAATGCAGGTTGTTTTCTAAGATAACTACGTTTTTGGCGTTGTGCTTTGGCATTGCTGATCGCAGATTCATACTTTTTCCGCACAAAGCTGTTCCAGCGAAATCCGCAAGCGGCAGACGTTCTGCCAATTTTATCGCCTACTTCCTCAAATGCAGCGAGCTGCGTGCTTCCATCCCGAATATGACGTAATGTAACCTCAGCCAAAATCAAATCGTCCTCTGTACTCCAAGCATCCTGTCTCACTGCAGTCATGCTATAATACCCTCCTAACAACATCCTAAAATAACCGTTCACCTTACCGATCTCCCGGCTTGTGAATGAGGTATAAAAGCTGCTTCATTCATTCTTATGCCTCTCATAGAGTTCATAGAATTGATTTCATACTAAAATGTATTTCCACATTTAAGTGTACTCATACGTCACATGTGTAAAAGAAAGCATAATTAAGCCTTTCAAGGCAAAAAAAGAATTCGCTTTCATATCCTATTCTGTTTACACCTTTTTCCTTTCCCGGTATAATGTTGTGTAGACAATCTATGATCGTACATAGAGAGGAGGACTTACCGTGGCACGCATGTTTCGAGTACTCGGGTTCTTCACACTCACGATTGGCCTGATGGCTTTTGCAGGGAATTTGGTCGAGATGGCCTTGCTTTTTTTCCTGCAGACTGCGTTTTTCGTCATTTTGGGATATCTGAAATTCACCGAAAGAACGTACATATTGCTCTTCTGGGGTTATATGATCGTTACCTTCACGGGGTTCAGTTACTGGACCGTATTCCAAATGGATTTGCCGCTCTAATCCGCCAACAGCAAAAAAGCGATCCAGTTTACTCCGGATTGCTTTTTTTGTCGTTTCGAAATCTATGATAACTCAGGTGATTGAAGTATGGTTTAACGCGTTATGTAACCACTAAGGATATTTCACAGGTTTGTTTCATATATTGTTTGAAAGAGAGAAGCCTGTACAATAGATATGACTAAGGAAAGGAGAATGATATTCGTGAAACGTCGGTATAACATCATTGCTCTACTCGTATCCACCCTACTTTTTGTCCAACTTACATCGACTTCCGTTTATGCCGAGCCCTCTCCTGAGGAAACCCGTGAGATATTGCAAAAAAGCTTGTCCATCGTTGAGATCGACCATGAGATTGAACGGATCACACAAAGACAGAATGAATTGGATCAGCAGCAACTTACGTTGACGAGTCAGCTTCAAGAGCAAAAGGAACAAATACATATTCAACAGGAACGGGCAGGTTCAGTTGTACGATCCTATTATACAGGTGAACGTGACAGCCTCCTCATGACCGTCCTTGGTGCCAGATCATTCAAAGATCTATTTATTCTTTATGATTACTATCAGATTATTATCGGCAGAGACCAGGCGGTATTGGATAAGTTTCAGGAGAGATATAGAAGCATGCAGCAAACGTCAACTCGCATCGCTCAAACGAGCCAAGAGCTCAATGAACTTAAATCTAATTTGCAGAATCAACGGGAGCGTGTAATCACATTACAAAAAGAAGTGGATGGGCAGGTAGCGGCTAGCGGAAATGCAGATGCCATTCAGAAGCTAATGAACGAGCTTACGATCTATTGGGAGAATATCGGAATATACGACGTTAAACGGTATTTCAAAGCTTTGGCATCAGCCATGCAAAATCTACCTGACTTTATTCAAAATCAAAATGGTGGAATTTCTACAACGGGAACATCATACACGATTCGGATCGGACAGAATGAGCTTAATCAATTTTTGCGAGAGCAGAATCCTATTTTTAATGATTTTGCATTTCAATTTGAAAAAGATCGAATCACAGCATCAGGCAAACGTGATCAATTGGAGTTAAGCATTGAAGGTCATTATACGGTGGAGAACGAGCCTCAGAATTCCATTCGATTCCATGTCGATAAGCTGGTATTTAATCAATTGGAGCTGCCTGATACAACACGCCGGATGCTGGAAAAGGAATTCGATCTCGGGTTTTATCCACAGAAAATTCTTTCTTTCGTAAAAGCGACAGAAGTATCTACAAGTGAAGGTGTGCTCGAAGTGAAATTAGCTATTTCATTTTGACAAACCTCGTATTTCAACAATACTATTCATGTACTGAATCGCTGAGATCTGACCTTGGATAAATTGCTTTATCTTCTGCTGAACCTTTCCCGTTGGCACATACGTTATTTCAGTTTTGGAAGGTAAAGCGTTTGTAGCCAATAAAGCTTTAATGTCCATTTTTCCAAAAAGAGAAGCCAATTTGCCAGACTGGACATTCATCTGATCTTGTTTAGTTGGCAAATAATGCGCTCGTTGGAACCATTCCAATTGCACAGCGGCGGAAGTCATGCCTTCAATCCACCGACTGGCTCCATCGGTCTC
This genomic interval carries:
- a CDS encoding ketopantoate reductase family protein; amino-acid sequence: MIIDIIGAGSLGLLYGSKLQAAGHQVRYWTRTSEQASSMKKLGLQIIEPNEAEVLTISGADIQAHCIKSLAETWAHSPGSWLLLMVKQTAMDEIIHDIKSMGKEPLNIICFQNGIGHVAKLQEAMRGATIYNAITTEGAKRVGTEVIRAGEGQTWIGQSDEDSPRYGGQAGENGLISLVHTIQQAGFDCTVSNQIDKLIYRKLIINAVINPLTAVWRIPNGELLLNKERTTIMRQLYDEAITVYRASGITADADLWEQLLNVCQTTASNTSSMLADVLEGRRTEIDSINGQIVILAHQCGLNAPLHEALLHLIKGMHPEGVN
- a CDS encoding ABC transporter permease encodes the protein MNSQAAVKPQESISLFKDAMYRLAANKAAMISLGVLILVVIFSIIGPTSLFTQYNYYSNDLINSNSPPSAEHWFGTDELGRDVWVRTWVGARVSLTVGLAAALIDLIIGVIYGAIMGFYGGRVDGIMNKFSEILYSLPYMLVVILLLVVLEPSLTTIIIALTITGWISMSWIVRGEIMQLKNRDFILAARSMGASTTRQLFRHLLPNAIGPILVTLTLSIPNAIFAEAFLSFLGLGVSAPRSSLGSMINDALTGWTLFPWRMWFPAGLMVITMLAFNLLGDGLRDALDPKLRK
- a CDS encoding DUF3397 domain-containing protein yields the protein MSFFITLSILPFFPFIIVYWVMYAWKKDKRVAVRKAMDVTTLFLIFSVSALFNLTFETNFGFSLTLIFILIALGLVGGAQNRLKGKVNGGRMFRAVWRMAFVMMSFGYVLFTIFGLFRYFMKQM
- a CDS encoding DUF2626 domain-containing protein; amino-acid sequence: MARMFRVLGFFTLTIGLMAFAGNLVEMALLFFLQTAFFVILGYLKFTERTYILLFWGYMIVTFTGFSYWTVFQMDLPL
- a CDS encoding ABC transporter ATP-binding protein, encoding MEPILTVKDLSVSFTTRSGEFDAVKNVSFELGKGETLGIVGESGSGKSVTAQTIMKLIPSPPSKVKSGEITFHGQSLLNKTDKQMEAIRGKDIGMIFQDPMTSLNPTIKIGKQITEVLRKHQNMSKKEAEKRALEMLELVGIKNAAIRMNHYPHQFSGGMRQRAMIAIALACRPSLLIADEPTTALDVTIQAQILDVMKDMQQKLGTSIMLITHDLGVVAGMCDRVVVMKEGEVVETGTTAEIFSNPQHPYTIKLLNALPRLDEPKKEKPAPAGIIKGANKPLVQVKNLKQYFNLGKGNILKAVNDVSFDIFEGETLGVVGESGCGKSTTGRTILRLYEPTGGSVNFNGTDIYKLSPRKMKEMRKDMQMIFQDPYASLNPRFNVMDIIGESLDIHGLASSRAERKKRVEELLDLVGLNPSHALRYPHEFSGGQRQRIGIARALAVDPKFIICDEPLSALDVSIQAQVVKLLEELQQRLGLTYLFIAHDLSMVKHISDRVAVMYMGKVVELAESEELYANPIHPYTKTLLSAIPVPDPEVEANKRRILLPDEQAGPIQNAGSGPVNDPYNLENAQLIEVSKGHWVSEPYV
- a CDS encoding RsfA family transcriptional regulator, with product MTAVRQDAWSTEDDLILAEVTLRHIRDGSTQLAAFEEVGDKIGRTSAACGFRWNSFVRKKYESAISNAKAQRQKRSYLRKQPALLGPQVAALSTLETEESLYKSDGILEETLSIDAVIRFLRQWRGTVQENGRQLKMLEKELREKEDELHELRCENDRLSKQVNEVQTDYRVVNDDYKALIQIMDRARRLAFLSEEEEELKTRFKMDANGNLERIE
- a CDS encoding coiled-coil domain-containing protein; protein product: MKRRYNIIALLVSTLLFVQLTSTSVYAEPSPEETREILQKSLSIVEIDHEIERITQRQNELDQQQLTLTSQLQEQKEQIHIQQERAGSVVRSYYTGERDSLLMTVLGARSFKDLFILYDYYQIIIGRDQAVLDKFQERYRSMQQTSTRIAQTSQELNELKSNLQNQRERVITLQKEVDGQVAASGNADAIQKLMNELTIYWENIGIYDVKRYFKALASAMQNLPDFIQNQNGGISTTGTSYTIRIGQNELNQFLREQNPIFNDFAFQFEKDRITASGKRDQLELSIEGHYTVENEPQNSIRFHVDKLVFNQLELPDTTRRMLEKEFDLGFYPQKILSFVKATEVSTSEGVLEVKLAISF
- a CDS encoding ABC transporter permease, encoding MVKYVLKKLLFMLLSLFILASATFFLMKAIPGDPFTSEKKVTPEIRALLEVKYGLDKPMFVQYLKYMGGIIQGDFGVSMKYLNQEVTDMITQTFTASLKLGVFAIIISVIVGVLLGLIAAVYHRKLIDDVTMVLAVIGIAVPSFLLASLLQYIFASKLGWFNVMGFDGPLDYVLPVAALSASPIAFIARLTRSSMLEVLHADYIKTAKAKGLKWPAIMFRHVVRNGILPVVTYVGPMTANIITGSVVIEQIFNIGGIGKVFVESITNRDYTMIMGITIFYGILLMLARFFTDIAYVLIDPRIKLESRKGA
- a CDS encoding peptide ABC transporter substrate-binding protein produces the protein MKRKSLLVLLTLILAFGTVLAACGSKNEGTGNNTDTGSASESNGLAKDQVLKINLTAEPPTLDPAQAKDSQTNTVLKFLYEGLVRIDADGKEQAGVATDWKISEDGLKYVFNLNPEAKWSNGDAITAEDFVRSWERALKPETASPYAYQLYYIKGAEGYNRSSDETFEGTKVTDFAQVGVKATDEHTLEVTLENPTPYFLGLTAFYTYYPVHQSADTNDKFFTDYKNMIVNGPFTMDTYAKGQKIVVKKNDGYHAASDIKLTQIDMSLTSSSASELQAYKSGQLDYTGAPNGEIPTDQIPSVKAELPDEFKATGIASTYYYQFNVNEAPFNNVKIRKAFAMSINRQPIVDKVTQGGQIPAFGFVPPGIRGENGEFRDEHKDDYFTENVEEAKKLLEEGMKEEGYTTLPAITLIYNTSDNHQKIALAVADMWKNNLGVDVKTENQEWGVFLDNRQNQNFQVARAGWSADYNDPYNFLEMWTTGNTNNDSKFSNAQYDKDVKDTVKSADPAARMAAFADAEKILIQDEMAVMPIYYYTNVSLTKPYLKGVQLDFSGAIDFTRAYLEEK